The following are from one region of the Streptomyces fradiae genome:
- the tsaE gene encoding tRNA (adenosine(37)-N6)-threonylcarbamoyltransferase complex ATPase subunit type 1 TsaE, which yields MDTPHDQATVNQATANRATVEVDSPERMQELGRRLAKLLRAGDLVMLTGELGAGKTTLTRGLGEGLGVRGAVTSPTFVIARVHPSLVAGPPLVHVDAYRLGGGLDEMEDLDLDVSLPDSVVVVEWGDGKVEELTDDRLHVLIHRVVGDTDDDRRTVVLNGIGARWAAEDLRLG from the coding sequence ATGGACACACCGCACGACCAGGCCACTGTCAACCAGGCCACCGCCAACCGGGCCACCGTCGAGGTCGACTCGCCCGAGCGGATGCAGGAGCTCGGCCGCCGGCTCGCGAAGCTGCTGCGCGCCGGCGACCTCGTGATGCTCACCGGCGAGCTCGGCGCCGGCAAGACCACCCTGACCCGCGGGCTCGGCGAGGGCCTGGGGGTGCGGGGCGCGGTCACCTCGCCGACCTTCGTGATCGCCCGCGTCCACCCCTCGCTGGTGGCGGGCCCGCCGCTGGTGCACGTCGACGCGTACCGGCTCGGCGGCGGTCTCGACGAGATGGAGGACCTGGACCTCGACGTCTCGCTGCCCGACTCCGTCGTCGTGGTCGAGTGGGGCGACGGCAAGGTCGAGGAGCTGACCGACGACCGGCTGCACGTGCTGATCCACCGGGTCGTCGGCGACACCGACGACGACCGGCGGACCGTCGTCCTCAACGGCATCGGCGCCCGCTGGGCGGCCGAGGACCTGCGGCTGGGCTGA
- the tsaB gene encoding tRNA (adenosine(37)-N6)-threonylcarbamoyltransferase complex dimerization subunit type 1 TsaB, which produces MLLLAMDTATPAVTVALHDGETVVAESSQVDARRHGELLLPAVDRVMKEAGLALDAVTGLVVGVGPGPYTGLRVGLVTAAAFASALGVPVHGLCTLDGLAYASGIQEPFAVATDARRKEVYWARYENSRTRVTEASVDRPADIAEQLAGLPVVGAGARLYPEAFPDARDPEHQSAAALAALAAERLAAGDQEAFLEPLPMYLRRPDAQVPKNYKVVTPQ; this is translated from the coding sequence GTGCTCTTGCTCGCCATGGATACCGCCACACCCGCCGTCACCGTCGCCCTCCACGACGGCGAGACCGTCGTCGCCGAGTCCTCCCAGGTGGACGCCCGCAGACACGGGGAGCTGCTGCTGCCCGCCGTCGACCGGGTCATGAAGGAGGCCGGGCTCGCGCTCGACGCGGTGACCGGACTCGTGGTCGGTGTCGGCCCCGGCCCGTACACCGGACTGCGCGTCGGTCTGGTCACCGCCGCCGCCTTCGCCTCCGCGCTCGGCGTTCCGGTGCACGGCCTGTGCACGCTCGACGGACTCGCGTACGCCTCCGGCATCCAGGAGCCCTTCGCCGTCGCCACCGACGCGCGGCGCAAGGAGGTCTACTGGGCGCGGTACGAGAACTCCCGCACGCGCGTCACGGAGGCGTCGGTCGACCGTCCCGCCGACATCGCCGAGCAGCTCGCCGGGCTCCCGGTGGTCGGTGCCGGCGCCCGCCTCTACCCCGAGGCCTTCCCGGACGCCCGCGACCCCGAGCACCAGTCGGCCGCCGCGCTCGCCGCCCTCGCGGCCGAGCGGCTGGCGGCGGGGGACCAGGAGGCGTTCCTGGAGCCGCTGCCCATGTACCTGCGCCGCCCCGACGCCCAGGTGCCGAAGAACTACAAGGTGGTCACGCCCCAGTGA
- the rimI gene encoding ribosomal protein S18-alanine N-acetyltransferase: protein MRWWDLAPVLALEAELFPEDAWSEGMFWSELAHARGPRATRHYVVAETADGRLVGYAGLAAAGGLGDVQTIAVARDQWGTGLGGRLLTDLLQHATAFECDEVLLEVRVDNTRAQKLYERFGFEPIGFRRGYYQPGNVDALVMRLTVQGTETDSDGC from the coding sequence ATGCGCTGGTGGGACCTGGCGCCGGTGCTCGCGCTCGAAGCCGAGCTGTTCCCCGAGGACGCCTGGTCGGAGGGGATGTTCTGGTCGGAGCTCGCGCACGCCCGCGGGCCGCGCGCGACCCGGCACTACGTGGTCGCCGAGACGGCGGACGGACGGCTCGTCGGGTACGCGGGCCTCGCGGCGGCCGGCGGCCTCGGCGACGTCCAGACCATCGCCGTCGCCCGCGACCAGTGGGGCACCGGCCTCGGCGGGCGCCTCCTCACCGACCTGCTCCAGCACGCCACGGCCTTCGAGTGCGACGAGGTCCTGCTCGAAGTGCGCGTGGACAACACCCGGGCCCAGAAGCTGTACGAGCGCTTCGGCTTCGAGCCCATCGGTTTCCGGCGCGGCTACTACCAGCCCGGAAACGTGGACGCGCTCGTGATGCGACTGACCGTTCAAGGAACAGAGACTGATTCAGATGGCTGCTGA
- the tsaD gene encoding tRNA (adenosine(37)-N6)-threonylcarbamoyltransferase complex transferase subunit TsaD, whose translation MAADEPLVLGIETSCDETGVGIVHGTTLLADAVASSVDTHARFGGVVPEIASRAHLEAMVPTIERALKEAGVSPKDLDGIAVTAGPGLAGALLVGVSAAKAYAYALGKPLYGVNHLASHICVDQLEHGRLPEPTMALLVSGGHSSLLLSSDITADVRPMGATIDDAAGEAFDKIARVLDLGFPGGPVIDRLAREGDPAAIAFPRGLSGAKDPAYDFSFSGLKTAVARWIEAKRNAGEDVPVRDVAASFQEAVVDVLTRKAVRACRDEGVDHLMIGGGVAANSRLRALAEERCERAGIRLRVPRPGLCTDNGAMVAALGAEMVARGRAASDLELSADSSLPVTESHVPGNHAHDHVHDHDHVHEVSKENLYS comes from the coding sequence ATGGCTGCTGACGAACCGCTCGTACTCGGCATCGAGACCTCCTGCGACGAGACCGGCGTCGGCATCGTCCACGGCACCACCCTGCTGGCCGACGCCGTCGCCTCCAGCGTCGACACCCACGCCCGGTTCGGCGGTGTCGTCCCCGAGATCGCCTCCCGCGCGCACCTGGAGGCCATGGTCCCGACGATCGAGCGCGCCCTGAAGGAGGCCGGGGTCTCCCCGAAGGACCTCGACGGCATCGCCGTGACCGCCGGGCCCGGCCTCGCGGGCGCGCTGCTCGTCGGCGTCTCGGCCGCCAAGGCGTACGCGTACGCCCTCGGCAAGCCGCTCTACGGCGTCAACCACCTCGCCTCGCACATCTGCGTCGACCAGCTGGAGCACGGCCGGCTGCCCGAGCCGACGATGGCGCTGCTGGTCTCCGGCGGCCACTCCTCGCTGCTGCTCTCCTCCGACATCACCGCCGACGTGCGGCCCATGGGCGCCACCATCGACGACGCCGCCGGCGAGGCCTTCGACAAGATCGCCCGCGTCCTGGATCTGGGCTTCCCGGGCGGCCCGGTCATCGACCGGCTCGCCAGGGAGGGCGACCCGGCCGCCATCGCGTTCCCGCGCGGCCTGTCCGGCGCCAAGGACCCGGCGTACGACTTCTCCTTCTCCGGTCTGAAGACCGCCGTGGCCCGCTGGATCGAGGCCAAGCGGAACGCGGGCGAGGACGTGCCCGTACGGGACGTCGCCGCGTCCTTCCAGGAGGCGGTCGTCGACGTGCTCACCCGCAAGGCCGTCCGGGCCTGCCGGGACGAGGGCGTCGACCACCTGATGATCGGCGGCGGCGTGGCCGCCAACTCGCGCCTGCGCGCCCTCGCCGAGGAGCGCTGCGAGCGGGCCGGCATCCGGCTCCGCGTGCCGCGCCCCGGCCTGTGCACCGACAACGGCGCCATGGTGGCGGCGCTCGGCGCCGAGATGGTGGCGCGCGGCCGGGCCGCCTCCGACCTGGAGCTGTCGGCGGACTCCTCGCTGCCGGTGACGGAGTCGCACGTGCCGGGGAACCACGCTCATGACCACGTGCACGACCATGACCACGTGCACGAGGTCAGCAAGGAGAACCTCTACTCATGA
- a CDS encoding polysaccharide deacetylase family protein, with amino-acid sequence MKKTIALWAALTAVALFAATGCTTADADAPAPGAGTATPSAGNKAPGAAPAAPKAPDAAAAAAAAYRKWGLKPLAAPPAPPAKKPVTRAVGGPVPVISDIETDQKVVFITIDDGAEKDPEFVAMMKDLKVPVTMFLTDATIRANYGYFEPLLAQGHGLANHTLTHPNLRTLSPDAQHREICGQQEKLAKEYGIRPRLFRPPYGNWNEATRAAAKECGVEAIVLWRESMQIQNMQYQRGDKKLHPGDIILAHFRGPSELKGRTMTEMMANLLRHIEEQGFTVARLEDYV; translated from the coding sequence GTGAAGAAGACGATCGCGCTGTGGGCGGCCCTGACCGCCGTCGCTCTGTTCGCGGCGACCGGCTGCACCACCGCCGACGCCGACGCCCCGGCCCCGGGAGCCGGTACGGCGACCCCGTCGGCCGGGAACAAGGCCCCCGGGGCCGCTCCGGCCGCCCCGAAGGCCCCGGACGCGGCGGCCGCCGCTGCCGCCGCGTACCGCAAGTGGGGCCTCAAGCCGCTCGCCGCGCCGCCCGCCCCGCCCGCGAAGAAGCCGGTCACCCGCGCGGTCGGCGGTCCCGTCCCGGTCATCAGCGACATCGAGACGGACCAGAAGGTCGTCTTCATCACGATCGACGACGGGGCCGAGAAGGACCCCGAGTTCGTCGCGATGATGAAGGACCTCAAGGTGCCGGTGACGATGTTCCTCACCGACGCCACCATCCGCGCGAACTACGGCTACTTCGAGCCGCTGCTCGCCCAGGGCCACGGCCTCGCCAACCACACCCTCACCCACCCCAACCTGCGCACCCTCTCCCCGGACGCCCAGCACCGGGAGATCTGCGGCCAGCAGGAGAAGCTGGCGAAGGAGTACGGCATCCGGCCCCGGCTCTTCCGCCCGCCGTACGGCAACTGGAACGAGGCCACCCGCGCCGCCGCCAAGGAGTGCGGGGTCGAGGCGATCGTGCTGTGGCGCGAGTCCATGCAGATCCAGAACATGCAGTACCAGCGCGGCGACAAGAAGCTGCACCCCGGTGACATCATCCTGGCCCACTTCCGCGGCCCGTCCGAGCTCAAGGGCCGCACGATGACCGAGATGATGGCCAATCTGCTGCGCCACATCGAGGAGCAGGGCTTCACGGTCGCGCGCCTGGAGGACTACGTCTAG
- a CDS encoding YciI family protein, with translation MPRYLSLVRIEENTIDMASADPGFEERMGALFEEITKAGVMLDTAGLKPTAEATRISWSDGKLSYTDGPFTETKEVVGGYAMMQCKDMAEAIEWGKRFLEVHPKHWTVGLEVREVEEMPEG, from the coding sequence ATGCCCCGCTACCTGTCCCTCGTCCGCATCGAGGAGAACACCATCGACATGGCGTCGGCGGACCCCGGCTTCGAGGAGCGCATGGGCGCGCTGTTCGAGGAGATCACCAAGGCCGGCGTCATGCTGGACACGGCCGGTCTGAAGCCCACCGCCGAGGCCACCCGGATCAGCTGGTCGGACGGGAAGCTGTCGTACACGGACGGCCCGTTCACCGAGACCAAGGAGGTCGTCGGCGGATACGCCATGATGCAGTGCAAGGACATGGCCGAGGCGATCGAGTGGGGGAAGCGCTTCCTGGAGGTGCACCCCAAGCACTGGACGGTGGGCCTGGAGGTCCGCGAGGTCGAGGAGATGCCGGAGGGCTGA
- a CDS encoding RNA polymerase sigma factor codes for MESARIIATVTRIVRDVGIAEEIAQDALVAALEQWPQAGVPDRPGAWLTATARHRAVDLVRRRETYARKLAEVGRTLAEESYDPEPAGPGDIDDDVLRLVFTTCHPVLSAEARAALTLRLVGGLRTDEIARAFLVPEATVAARITRAKRTLAKAGVEFEVPYGEERAARLGSVLEVIYLIFNEGYAATAGDDLLRPGLCEDALRLARGLAALMPAESEVHGLAALLEIQASRTAARTGPDGAPVLLADQNRRRWNRLLIRRGYAALERAVETGGASGPYALQAAIAACHARAPAYADTDWATIAALYARLAAVAPSPVVELNRAVAVSMAEGPEAGLALVDALATAPGLDRYHLLPSVRGDLLARLGRTAEARAEFERAAELTRNERERELLLARARDARDQEE; via the coding sequence ATGGAGTCGGCGCGGATCATCGCCACGGTGACGCGGATCGTCCGGGACGTCGGCATCGCCGAGGAGATCGCCCAGGACGCGCTCGTCGCCGCCCTGGAGCAGTGGCCGCAGGCGGGCGTCCCGGACCGGCCGGGCGCCTGGCTGACGGCCACCGCCAGGCACCGCGCCGTCGACCTGGTGCGCCGCCGCGAGACCTATGCGCGGAAGCTGGCCGAGGTCGGCCGGACCCTCGCGGAGGAGTCGTACGACCCGGAGCCCGCCGGTCCCGGCGACATCGACGACGACGTGCTGCGGCTTGTCTTCACCACCTGCCACCCGGTGCTCTCCGCCGAGGCGCGCGCCGCGCTCACCCTGCGGCTCGTCGGCGGCCTGCGCACCGACGAGATCGCCCGGGCCTTCCTCGTCCCGGAGGCGACCGTCGCCGCCCGGATCACCCGCGCCAAGCGGACGCTCGCGAAGGCGGGCGTGGAGTTCGAGGTGCCGTACGGGGAGGAGCGCGCCGCCCGGCTCGGCTCGGTTCTCGAAGTCATCTACCTGATCTTCAACGAGGGGTACGCGGCGACCGCCGGCGACGATCTTCTGCGGCCCGGGCTCTGCGAAGACGCGCTGCGGCTCGCCCGCGGCCTGGCCGCGCTGATGCCGGCCGAGAGCGAGGTGCACGGCTTGGCCGCCCTCCTGGAGATCCAGGCCTCGCGCACCGCCGCCCGCACCGGGCCGGACGGGGCGCCGGTGCTGCTCGCCGACCAGAACCGCCGGCGCTGGAACCGGCTGCTGATCCGGCGCGGCTACGCCGCCCTGGAGCGCGCCGTCGAGACGGGCGGCGCCTCCGGCCCGTACGCCCTGCAGGCCGCCATCGCCGCCTGCCACGCCCGGGCGCCCGCCTACGCGGACACCGACTGGGCCACCATCGCCGCCCTCTACGCCCGGCTCGCCGCCGTCGCGCCCTCCCCGGTCGTCGAGCTCAACCGCGCCGTCGCGGTGTCGATGGCCGAGGGCCCCGAGGCGGGCCTCGCCCTCGTCGACGCCCTCGCCACCGCCCCCGGCCTCGACCGCTACCACCTCCTCCCCAGCGTCCGCGGCGACCTCCTCGCCCGCCTGGGCCGTACGGCGGAGGCGCGCGCGGAGTTCGAGCGGGCGGCGGAACTCACCCGCAACGAACGGGAGCGTGAGCTGCTGCTTGCCCGCGCCAGGGACGCCCGGGATCAGGAGGAGTAG
- a CDS encoding methyltransferase domain-containing protein, protein MTDLAAFTALLAPEGQALLAALRDYDPAQELAVASRLRRDHPAELVSAALGQARLRQRAVAKFGAEDAYRMYFTPNGVEQSTRATVGRYRAERMKALGVRSVADLCSGIGGDAIALARAGISVLAVDRDPLTAEAARANAAALGLAELIEVRCADVTEIDTSPYDAVFVDPARRGGRGRIFDPEAYSPPLSWAIEAARKAPHAALKIAPGVPHEAVPEEAEAEWISDGGDVKEAVLWFGTEPGARRATLLPGGATLTGGTSHAEGHGGERLPDPAVRPVGRYLYEPDGAVIRAHLVAEVAKELDGGLIDETIAYVTADELRPTPYAAAYEITDELPFNLKKLKALLREREVGVLTVKKRGSAVEPEEIRRRVKPKGPNSATVLLTRVAGAPTMLIGRPAGR, encoded by the coding sequence GTGACCGACCTCGCCGCCTTCACCGCCCTGCTCGCCCCCGAGGGGCAGGCCCTGCTCGCCGCCCTGCGCGACTACGACCCCGCCCAGGAGCTGGCGGTCGCCTCGCGGCTGCGCCGCGACCACCCGGCCGAACTGGTGTCGGCGGCGCTCGGGCAGGCCCGGCTGCGGCAGCGCGCGGTGGCGAAGTTCGGCGCCGAGGACGCGTACCGCATGTACTTCACCCCCAACGGCGTCGAGCAGTCGACGCGGGCGACGGTCGGGCGCTACCGGGCGGAGCGAATGAAGGCGCTCGGCGTGCGCAGTGTCGCGGACCTCTGCTCCGGGATCGGCGGCGACGCGATCGCGCTCGCCCGCGCCGGGATCTCCGTCCTCGCCGTCGACCGCGATCCGCTGACCGCCGAGGCGGCCCGCGCCAACGCCGCCGCGCTCGGCCTCGCGGAGCTGATCGAGGTGCGGTGCGCGGACGTGACGGAGATCGACACCAGCCCGTACGACGCGGTGTTCGTCGACCCGGCGCGGCGCGGCGGCCGGGGCCGGATCTTCGACCCCGAGGCGTACTCGCCGCCGCTGTCCTGGGCGATCGAGGCGGCCCGCAAGGCCCCGCACGCGGCCCTGAAGATCGCGCCCGGCGTCCCGCACGAGGCGGTGCCGGAGGAGGCCGAGGCCGAGTGGATCTCGGACGGCGGCGACGTGAAGGAGGCGGTGCTGTGGTTCGGCACCGAGCCGGGCGCCCGCCGCGCCACCCTGCTGCCCGGCGGCGCCACACTCACTGGGGGTACCTCCCATGCCGAAGGCCATGGGGGAGAGCGGCTGCCGGACCCGGCGGTCCGGCCCGTCGGCCGCTATCTGTACGAGCCGGACGGCGCCGTCATCCGCGCGCACCTGGTCGCCGAGGTGGCGAAGGAGCTGGACGGCGGTCTGATCGACGAGACCATCGCGTACGTCACGGCGGACGAGCTGCGCCCCACCCCGTACGCCGCCGCCTACGAGATCACCGACGAACTCCCCTTCAACCTCAAGAAGTTGAAGGCGCTGCTGCGCGAGCGCGAGGTCGGCGTGCTGACCGTGAAGAAGCGGGGCTCGGCCGTCGAACCCGAGGAGATCCGGCGGAGGGTGAAGCCGAAGGGCCCCAACTCGGCGACGGTGCTGCTCACTCGGGTCGCGGGTGCGCCGACGATGCTGATCGGGCGGCCGGCGGGGCGTTGA
- a CDS encoding polysaccharide deacetylase family protein, producing MQLVRQKEQRHGFRSVRASVRVVGAALLVAALGSACASPAAEEKPAPAKPAAGQQPRAEGAAGALNAYVERVRKARAARVAAAKKWGLAQPPIEAPEPPKVKPKITTRKGFETDGTGLPPVFTTVPTKQKIVFLTIDDGAEKDPALLRMMSELKIPYSAFLSNYLVKDDYGYFKKMQGEGVTLNNHTLTHPYLPGLDYDDQKRQICGMQDIIQKQFGQRPRLFRPPYGNYNEDTLRAAKSCGVKAVPLWASEAFADHMEWREWDRDLHPGDIILTHFRGKGDWKGSMPDMIRLVMKTITAKGYAVAKLEDYV from the coding sequence ATGCAGCTAGTACGACAAAAAGAACAGAGGCATGGATTCCGGTCCGTGCGGGCGTCCGTGCGGGTGGTCGGGGCCGCCCTGCTCGTCGCCGCCCTGGGCTCCGCCTGCGCGAGCCCCGCCGCCGAGGAGAAGCCCGCCCCGGCCAAGCCGGCCGCCGGCCAGCAGCCGCGCGCCGAGGGCGCGGCCGGCGCGCTCAACGCGTACGTCGAGCGGGTCCGCAAGGCGCGGGCCGCGCGGGTCGCCGCCGCGAAGAAGTGGGGTCTCGCCCAGCCGCCGATCGAGGCGCCCGAACCGCCCAAGGTGAAGCCGAAGATCACCACCCGCAAGGGCTTCGAGACCGACGGGACGGGCCTGCCGCCGGTCTTCACCACCGTGCCGACCAAGCAGAAGATCGTCTTCCTGACGATCGACGACGGCGCCGAGAAGGACCCCGCGCTGCTGCGCATGATGAGCGAGCTGAAGATCCCGTACAGCGCCTTCCTCAGCAACTACCTGGTGAAGGACGACTACGGCTACTTCAAGAAGATGCAGGGCGAGGGCGTGACCCTGAACAACCACACGCTCACCCACCCCTATCTGCCCGGTCTCGACTACGACGACCAGAAGCGGCAGATCTGCGGGATGCAGGACATCATCCAGAAGCAGTTCGGCCAGCGGCCCCGGCTGTTCCGGCCGCCGTACGGCAACTACAACGAGGACACGCTGCGGGCCGCCAAGTCCTGCGGCGTGAAGGCCGTTCCGCTGTGGGCGTCGGAGGCCTTCGCCGACCACATGGAGTGGCGCGAGTGGGACCGGGACCTGCACCCCGGCGACATCATCCTCACCCACTTCCGTGGCAAGGGGGACTGGAAGGGCTCCATGCCGGACATGATCCGTCTGGTGATGAAGACGATCACGGCCAAGGGGTACGCGGTGGCGAAGCTCGAGGACTACGTATGA
- the groES gene encoding co-chaperone GroES has product MTTASSKVAIKPLEDRIVVQPLDAEQTTASGLVIPDTAKEKPQEGAVLAVGPGRFENGERLPLDVKVGDVVLYSKYGGTEVKYNGDEYLVLSARDVLAIIEK; this is encoded by the coding sequence GTGACGACCGCCAGCTCCAAGGTTGCCATCAAGCCGCTTGAGGACCGCATCGTGGTCCAGCCGCTCGACGCCGAGCAGACCACGGCCTCTGGCCTGGTCATCCCGGACACCGCGAAGGAGAAGCCCCAGGAGGGCGCCGTCCTCGCCGTGGGCCCGGGCCGCTTCGAGAACGGCGAGCGTCTTCCGCTCGACGTGAAGGTCGGCGACGTCGTGCTCTACAGCAAGTACGGCGGCACCGAGGTGAAGTACAACGGCGACGAGTACCTCGTCCTCTCGGCTCGCGACGTGCTCGCGATCATCGAGAAGTAA
- the groL gene encoding chaperonin GroEL (60 kDa chaperone family; promotes refolding of misfolded polypeptides especially under stressful conditions; forms two stacked rings of heptamers to form a barrel-shaped 14mer; ends can be capped by GroES; misfolded proteins enter the barrel where they are refolded when GroES binds): protein MAKILKFDEDARRALERGVNKLADTVKVTIGPKGRNVVIDKKFGAPTITNDGVTIAREVEIEDPYENLGAQLVKEVATKTNDIAGDGTTTATVLAQALVREGLRNVAAGASPSALKKGIDAAVKAVSDELLATARPIEDKSDIAAVAALSAQDQQVGELIAEAMDKVGKDGVITVEESNTFGLELDFTEGMAFDKGYLSPYMVSDQERMEAVLDDPYILINQGKISSIQDLLPLLEKVIQSGGSKPLLIIAEDVEGEALSTLVVNKIRGTFNAVAVKAPGFGDRRKAMLQDMATLTGATVISEEVGLKLDQAGLDVLGTARRVTVTKDDTTIVDGAGTSEDVLGRVNQIKAEIEATDSDWDREKLQERLAKLAGGVCVIKVGAATEVELKEKKHRLEDAISATRAAVEEGIVSGGGSALVHAVKVLEGNLGKDGDEATGVAVVRRAAVEPLRWIAENAGLEGYVITSKVAELDKGQGFNAATGEYGDLVKAGVIDPVKVTRSALENAASIASLLLTTETLVVEKKEEEPADAGHGHGHGHSH from the coding sequence ATGGCGAAGATCCTGAAGTTCGACGAGGACGCCCGTCGCGCCCTTGAGCGCGGCGTCAACAAGCTGGCCGACACGGTGAAGGTGACGATCGGCCCCAAGGGCCGCAACGTCGTCATCGACAAGAAGTTCGGCGCGCCGACCATCACCAACGACGGTGTCACGATCGCCCGCGAGGTCGAGATCGAGGACCCGTACGAGAACCTCGGCGCCCAGCTCGTGAAGGAGGTGGCGACCAAGACCAACGACATCGCGGGTGACGGCACCACCACCGCCACCGTGCTCGCCCAGGCCCTGGTCCGCGAGGGTCTGCGCAACGTCGCCGCCGGCGCCTCGCCGTCCGCCCTGAAGAAGGGCATCGACGCCGCCGTCAAGGCCGTCTCCGACGAGCTGCTCGCCACCGCGCGCCCGATCGAGGACAAGTCCGACATCGCCGCCGTCGCCGCGCTCTCCGCCCAGGACCAGCAGGTCGGCGAGCTCATCGCCGAGGCCATGGACAAGGTCGGCAAGGACGGTGTCATCACCGTCGAGGAGTCCAACACCTTCGGCCTGGAGCTCGACTTCACCGAGGGCATGGCCTTCGACAAGGGCTACCTCTCCCCGTACATGGTGTCCGACCAGGAGCGTATGGAGGCCGTCCTCGACGACCCGTACATCCTGATCAACCAGGGCAAGATCTCCTCCATCCAGGACCTCCTGCCGCTGCTCGAGAAGGTCATCCAGTCCGGTGGCTCCAAGCCGCTGCTGATCATCGCCGAGGACGTCGAGGGCGAGGCCCTCTCCACCCTCGTCGTCAACAAGATCCGCGGCACCTTCAACGCCGTCGCCGTCAAGGCGCCCGGCTTCGGTGACCGCCGCAAGGCGATGCTCCAGGACATGGCCACCCTCACCGGTGCCACCGTCATCTCCGAGGAGGTCGGCCTCAAGCTCGACCAGGCCGGTCTCGACGTGCTCGGCACCGCCCGCCGCGTGACCGTCACCAAGGACGACACCACGATCGTGGACGGCGCCGGCACCTCCGAGGACGTCCTCGGCCGCGTCAACCAGATCAAGGCCGAGATCGAGGCCACGGACTCCGACTGGGACCGCGAGAAGCTCCAGGAGCGCCTCGCGAAGCTGGCCGGCGGCGTGTGCGTGATCAAGGTCGGCGCCGCCACCGAGGTGGAGCTGAAGGAGAAGAAGCACCGTCTGGAGGACGCCATCTCCGCGACCCGCGCCGCGGTCGAGGAGGGCATCGTCTCCGGTGGTGGCTCCGCTCTGGTCCACGCCGTCAAGGTGCTCGAGGGCAACCTCGGCAAGGACGGCGACGAGGCCACCGGTGTCGCCGTGGTCCGCCGCGCCGCGGTCGAGCCGCTGCGCTGGATCGCCGAGAACGCCGGTCTCGAGGGTTACGTCATCACCTCCAAGGTCGCCGAGCTCGACAAGGGCCAGGGCTTCAACGCCGCCACCGGCGAGTACGGCGACCTGGTCAAGGCCGGCGTCATCGACCCGGTGAAGGTCACGCGCTCCGCCCTGGAGAACGCCGCGTCGATCGCCTCCCTGCTTCTCACCACCGAGACCCTCGTGGTGGAGAAGAAGGAGGAGGAGCCGGCGGACGCGGGTCACGGCCACGGTCACGGCCACTCCCACTGA
- a CDS encoding ester cyclase: MSFVQIIDCKTSRIDDLNRLMDQWVEQTKGKRTATHSIVGKDRSDASHVVEIVEFPSYDVAMRNSQLPETDRIFREMVALCDEMPTFTDLDVVRDEALYKANARRLLDMFANEPELALLDEVLAEGYHDHDPTNEQDVIGMDAVQREVAMWRGGFDFAFTVDDQIAEGDRVCTRWTWRGSHTGDFMGLQPTGMEVSMTGTVIHRCRDDGKIVEGWWQYDLLGLMGQLGAVEA, encoded by the coding sequence ATGAGTTTCGTACAGATCATCGACTGCAAGACCAGCCGGATCGACGACCTGAACCGGCTGATGGACCAGTGGGTCGAGCAGACCAAGGGCAAGCGGACCGCCACCCACAGCATCGTCGGCAAGGACCGCTCCGACGCCTCCCACGTGGTGGAGATCGTCGAGTTCCCCTCGTACGACGTGGCCATGCGGAACTCGCAGCTCCCCGAGACCGACCGGATCTTCCGGGAGATGGTCGCGCTCTGTGACGAGATGCCGACCTTCACCGACCTGGACGTGGTGCGCGACGAGGCGCTCTACAAGGCGAACGCCCGGCGGCTCCTGGACATGTTCGCGAACGAACCGGAGCTGGCGCTGCTCGACGAGGTCCTCGCCGAGGGCTACCACGACCACGATCCGACCAACGAGCAGGACGTCATCGGGATGGACGCGGTCCAGCGCGAGGTCGCGATGTGGCGGGGCGGCTTCGACTTCGCCTTCACCGTGGACGACCAGATCGCCGAGGGCGACCGGGTCTGCACCCGGTGGACCTGGCGGGGCAGCCACACCGGGGACTTCATGGGGCTCCAGCCGACCGGCATGGAGGTGTCGATGACCGGCACCGTCATCCACCGCTGCCGGGACGACGGCAAGATCGTGGAGGGCTGGTGGCAGTACGACCTGCTCGGTCTGATGGGGCAGCTCGGCGCCGTGGAGGCCTAG